A region of Homo sapiens chromosome 17, GRCh38.p14 Primary Assembly DNA encodes the following proteins:
- the HIGD1B gene encoding HIG1 domain family member 1B isoform X1, translating into MSANRRWWVPPDDEDCVSEKLLRKTRESPLVPIGLGGCLVVAAYRIYRLRSRGSTKMSIHLIHTRVAAQACAVGAIMLGAVYTMYSDYVKRMAQDAGEK; encoded by the exons ATGTCTGCTAACAGACGCTGGTGGGTACCACCTGACGACGAAGACTGTGTGTCTGAGAAGCTCCTGAGGAAGACTCGGGAATCTCCACTGGTGCCTATAG GCTTAGGAGGCTGCTTGGTGGTAGCAGCATACAGGATTTACCGGCTGAGGTCTCGTGGTTCCACCAAGATGTCCATACACCTGATTCACACCCGAGTGGCAGCGCAGGCCTGTGCAGTGGGTGCAATCATGCTAG GTGCTGTGTACACAATGTACAGCGATTACGTCAAGAGGATGGCACAGGATGCTGGAGAGAAGTAG